In Magnetococcales bacterium, the sequence ACCCTGATCCGGGTATTGCTGGGCCTGATGCCACCCGATTCAGGAGATGTGGTCCGCCGCCCGGGGATTCGGATCGGATACGTCCCGCAACGTTTGCCGCTGGATCCAATCCTCCCCCTGACTGTTGCCCGTTTCATGACCCTGACCGACCGTCGTTCATTGGCAGCCTTGCAGGAAGCATTGGCAGAGACCGGCGTCGCCCATCTGGTTGCCGCGCCGGTTGCCAGATTGTCGGGCGGCGAGATGCAACGGGTCCTGCTGGCGCGTGCCCTGCTGCGTGAACCGGATCTGCTCGTCCTCGATGAACCCGTCCAGGGCGTCGATTTTGCCGGGGAAGGGGCCATGTATGAATTGATCGGCACCATTCGCAGCCGGCGTGGTTGCGGCATTCTGCTGGTATCGCATGATTTGCATGTGGTGATGGGGGCCACCGACCGGGTGATCTGCCTGAATGGGCATGTTTGTTGTGCCGGTGCCCCAGAGACCGTGAGTCGTGATCCGGAATATGCCCGCCTGTTTGGCCCGCATGCAGCTTCGGCCTATGCCATCTACGCCCATCGCCATGCCCGGAGCCAACATCCTGACCGTCCCCCTCACGCCCACTGCGATTGTGCGGAGAAACCGACTTGATCCTGACCCACCCGATTGTTTGCAGAGGTCGGCATGTTATTCGATGAGTTCCTTTGGCGTGCCCTGGCGGCAGGTGTTGGCGTGGCCCTGGTGGCGGGTCCCATGGGGTGTTTTGTCATTTGGCGGCGGATGGCCTATTTTGGCGACACCATGGCCCATTCGGCCCTGCTGGGGGTGGCCCTTGGCCTGATGTTTTCGTGGGGAACTGTCCCGGGAGTCGTGACCGTGACCATTCTGGTGGCCTTATTGCTGCTCACCTTGCAACGGCGTCCGGGTCTGGCCACGGATACCCTGTTGGGAATTCTTTCTCACCTCTCCCTGGCTGCCGGTCTGGTGGTTCTGGGATTGCTTTCCTGGCTGCGCGTCGATGTGATGGGGTATCTCTTTGGGGATATTCTGGCAGTGGATCGTCAGGAAATCATTTTGATCTTTGGCGGAGGTGGGCTTGCCCTGGCCATTCTGGCGCTGATCTGGCGACCACTGCTGGCCATCACGGTACATGAAGACCTGGCCCGTGCCGAAGGAGTCCCCGCCGCCCGGGTCCAAATGATCTACATGCTGCTTCTTTCCCTGGTCATTGCGCTCTCCATGAAAGTGATCGGGG encodes:
- a CDS encoding ATP-binding cassette domain-containing protein gives rise to the protein MNKDASPLVTASGVVLTMGGVRVLSSVEMSVLPGEIVTLIGPNGAGKTTLIRVLLGLMPPDSGDVVRRPGIRIGYVPQRLPLDPILPLTVARFMTLTDRRSLAALQEALAETGVAHLVAAPVARLSGGEMQRVLLARALLREPDLLVLDEPVQGVDFAGEGAMYELIGTIRSRRGCGILLVSHDLHVVMGATDRVICLNGHVCCAGAPETVSRDPEYARLFGPHAASAYAIYAHRHARSQHPDRPPHAHCDCAEKPT
- a CDS encoding metal ABC transporter permease translates to MLFDEFLWRALAAGVGVALVAGPMGCFVIWRRMAYFGDTMAHSALLGVALGLMFSWGTVPGVVTVTILVALLLLTLQRRPGLATDTLLGILSHLSLAAGLVVLGLLSWLRVDVMGYLFGDILAVDRQEIILIFGGGGLALAILALIWRPLLAITVHEDLARAEGVPAARVQMIYMLLLSLVIALSMKVIGVMLLTSLLIIPAATARRFAPSPEIMAFLAALLGCVAVILGLSASLAWDTPSGPSIVLAAGLLFVVTLAYPQKKR